The region ACTATTTGTTGAATTTAACTTCACTTAAATATGCTACCTACTACAGTTGATAAAATTAATACAAGTCATTCAAATTTAATATTAAAATCAACcaatttaataatatatattttttaaagaATCATACACAACATAAATATAACAATTAATATGAAGTGGAGGTGGCCATGTTCATTACATAGATGCAATGGATCACATCAGTGATAGTTGACTCTAGGTCCATTCTACTCCAATAGATTATTATCACCCATTTTAGCAAATCGATGCCTTGGAATGTGGTTACATATCGAGAAATCAATGCCTTCCCATGTGGTCCTGAAATAGAAACTGATTCTTCCACAAGACCTGCCTACATTTCGACCATATAGGAGTACCATGCAATCACATGGTCAGATTAACTTCCCATTTCATTCGTACCCATAACTCCACCAAAATATTCAACTACTCCATactataaaaatcatattatAATTGCACTCAATTAAATCAAAAAAATTCTTAAATATTAATATGATTTTATTCAATAAACTTAAGCTTGAACCAATCTATTTTACTTATTACTCTCCGGTGTactataatttattttttatattcgatgtatttattattaaattaaatatattaattatttaatatatttaaaaattaatttttttataaataagaTTAAAGGGAGTATTATAGATTCTAAACTTCAATATcataaaattatatatatatatatatatatatatatatatatatatatatataaatatatatatatatatatatatatatatatatatatatataaaatatatatatatatatatatatatatatatatatatatatatatatatatatatatatatatagatatagatatagGACCGTCCCAAATAATTCGGAGGCCCTGTTCTATTTTGAAATTAGACATTTAATAGATGAAAAAACAATAAATTAAAAAAActatattttatttaaattgtaaataaaattaaatatatagaGAAAAGATGATATAAAAATAGTGTGTTAAAATTTAACTCATCgaaatttagtttttcatatttCTTCCCTCTAACAATCATCGAACTTTAGTTTTTCACATTTCTCTACTCTTGTAATCCTTGATTTATTGAAAAGTTTATATCATTTAATGAAGACCTTTGAACAATTTTGACAATGTTAATAACAAAATCATGGATGCATCATTTCTGCAATCAAAACCGTGTCAACATCAAGAATGGCACAAAAACTACCAACATGACAAGCTTCCTCGTTTCTAAATATTCCTTCACAAGTAATTGAAGGAAGATCACCCCTAGCTAAACCATCTTTATTACACTTAATCCACTCCATATGAGAAGGAATCCAAAACACTTCTTTGGTCACTAAAGACTTGTTAAGATGAATCAAAATGTCAAAATTCTTTAATAGCGATGGAAAAATTTATCGTTTTACGGGTGAGGTTGCCCACCAACTTAACTTGAGCAGAAATGATAGAGATGTATTGTCTCCGATGCATCTTCTTGTCTTCAAATCTAGACTAACTCTTGGTCTTCCAAACATGATAGAAGATGTTgatgataaaaaataaaaaaatcaaattcatattataatataaaattgatatagtaaaataaaaatttaaattagTGAACAAATTTATAAAAAAGTTAGGGTAAAAtaagttaaaaaatattttaagtcTACTAACTTAATTTACTATctatttaataataatttaaataaaataataataataaataaactaaaactttaaaaaattattacaaaataaaattaaactatacaacttaaaaaaattatatatatatatatatatatatatatatatatatatatatatatatatatatatatatatatatatatatatatatatatatatatatatatatatatatatatatatatatatatatatcaaaattTAGAAAACGAGAATTGAACCCCCAAGATGCCACAGTAAAATTGTTCTTTCCACCTACATTAATTTATAATTATTGAAATCATATTGATATaatatttgattttatatttaaTTAAGTTCATCTAAGTTGGAGGTCCTGTGCGGCGGCACTTCTCGCACACCCACAGgattgaatatatatatatatatatatatatatatatatatatatatatatatatatatatatatatatatatatatatatatatatatatatatatatatatatatatatatatatatatatatatatatatatattgaatagAAGTGTTTAATGTTTAACCTAACAACCAAAGTGAATTGAATATGTTGCTTTTGTTTGAGATTGTAGGACATTTATCTTTTTCTTAATATATTGTTGAATTTATATGGTTACGCAGGGTCATGATTACAAAATTCGAAACTAATTGAATGAGTATGATAGAACTTGTCTCAAGTTTAACCCAAAAAAATCAATTTAATTAAGGATTAAGAGGGTGCGGAGAAAGTCCAAATTATAACTTACCTATTCAAAATTtttaagaaaaaataaaatacaaaaatagaaaaaaggaTGTAAAATTATTATTTCTTTCTAacataaattttaaaattattttaatatttaacaatttatttattttttatagaaCAACATTATAAAACTATTTTACACCGTTAGTTAAGGATATTCATAAACAGTTAATTTTCATAATCAATATATAATTATATATGAATACAATCTATGTGTTTTAAGagttattaaaattaattttcataattgatatttattttgttaaatttattatgaatcaattattaatcaattatataaatatctgatttagaattaattttgatttaaattttaaaaaactaaattctgtaaatgaatttttttattttcagtttttttttcttttaaaaaaatattatttttcaaaagaaatgcattttttatttacggacaaaatattttttaaaatatcattatttttttattttctaaatttgttttttcaaaaataataaaaaatcataaattttcaaaaatatatttctagaaaaaaaaatttttttttaggaaatatgttttttcaaaaaaatatcTGATTTTCTTTTTAAGATAGAGCAATACAAGACCACAACAATATGAATGACAATGAGCAGGGTTCAGATAAGATATTATAGTATTTGTTTTCATGCTCACGGTTGTAAAAATCCTGGTACCTGAGCCATGAGTATTAATATTTACACATGTACTCGTATTCTATAGGTATGTAAGTGTTTGTATTGTACCCGTTATCCGTATTTctaataaaattaaatatatgaaatataaaatattatattattttaattttaaatctttaataatattaaaaacaattgaaaattaaaataaaattaatgttgaattatgaaataaatgatcaattatattaattatattaaatatgtagtagtttaaaattgataaatatttatttttatatgataatataaattaaaatatatattatatggATACTGAATATGAGAGATACTAAGATATACATATTCGCATTCATCGTTTATTTAAATTGGGAATTTTctgagtttttttttttttttaaaataagaGAGGGATCAAATAGTCATTCCTAAAACTAAATTGATAATGTAAAAACTGCCATTGCTCAGCATCTTGTGCAGTTGCCATAACTAGTTGCTCACACCTTACTCTCAATAGAGTTGCCATAACTGATATTGATTATTAATTATTTCatttacttttttattttataaatgaAAAAGACTAAGCTTACTAACTCCTTTACTTATCCTAATTAATTAACCGATCAACAACCAAAATCTAATCCAAAACATTAGGTTATAGGGTTGTTCAACTAATCTCATTCTTGAGCCTCTAATCTCTATATAGACAAAGACATTAATTCATCCTCAAAACAAAACCTACGACCATCTCTAAACACATCACAATGTCTTTATGGCTCTCTGATTTCATTCGTTTGCACTTCCACTTCACGTCACAATGGTCTCTACTAATATATGCTGTCACTTGGGTTACGGCACTGACATTGACAGTAGCAGTGGCCTCATTTTCCTCAGAGGTAGCTTTTGTCTTCGCCATTTCACCCTCTAACAAGTGCCAAGGTAATGAAATTAGAGTTCCCTTGGATGTTCCAGGAGACACACTATGTATCCCTGGTCACCTCTTTGTCAAGTCTAAAATTGATCTCATTGTTCCACCCGTCTTTGCAGCACTTATTGTAGCTTCATCAGCTTGCGTCGTTCGAGCTGTGGGTTTGTGGGAGAATGGATGATTAAGACTTTTGTTTCATCTTATTTGTTATATTTAAAATACATTTATGTTCATGAAAGATTTAAAAGCAAACCATTCTATTTTCTTATATAGATCCAAAGTGTTATTAGATATAATTGACTTTTTTATTGGTAAAATGATAAATGTTATCAAATTAATAAGAATCAATATAATAGAAGAGTAGAGCAAAtaagagaaagagaagaagctaGTTTATTATATTTTTTCATTTTGAGTTAGTGATTCAAATACAATATGAGCATATTTATAGAGcatatataataaataaaaaaatcaatatGAAGTTTCCTAATCGAGGGAAATCCATAATCATGATAATCATGTCATACTCTTCGATGGATTTCCATAAAAAATGTGTCTCGTTGAAACTATATTAGAAAAAAACTAATGAAAAAAATTCTAGTGAAGAAAAAAGAGTACAATATTTTTTGTGAGAGAATTACCTCATACTAATCAATACAAATTATTACAAATAAGAAAGGAAATTATAAGGAGAAAATCGCTCATTATTCATAACAGTGTCCCTTGGATATTTGTTTAGGAAATTCTAAGGAAATTATAAGGAAATTATAAGGAAATTCTACTGAAAAAAAAAGAGTATAATATTCTTTTAAGATAAATTCATTTCTCCCTTTTAGTTGAACGAGCATTTTTTCGATGATGAAGACTAATCTTCCGCACTAGTTGGTTAAAAGTTCTATTTGAGAGTAACTTTGAGAAAAAGTCTAGAAAATTATCACTTGAAAGAATTTGTTGGATGTTGATATTACCGCTCTTTTGAAGATCATGAGTGAAAAGAAAATTTGGAGACATGTCTTTTGTTTGATCTCCTTTAATGTAACAATCTTTCAATTGAGTAATGCATGTAGTATTATCTTCGTATATGTATGTTGTATTTGTTTTTTTGAAAGACAAATCATGAATTTGTTGTATGAGTTGAATTAGGGATCTCAACCAAATGTATTATCTACTTTCCTCATGTAATGCTAAGATTTTTGTAAGATAAGATGAAGTTGTTGTCATGGTTCGTTGCACAAATCTCTATGAAATAGTTGTACCACCATAGATAAACAAAATATCATGTTTGTGATATATCATTATGAGGATCTGACAAGTAACTTGCATCTACATAACTTGTTAATTCTAATTTGGATACTTTTGAATAAAACTAACCCATGTTAATTTGGATACTTTTGAATAATACTAATTCATGTTCATTGTTCCTCTATGATAATGAAGAATATGTTTTACTTCGTTCCAATATCTTCGTGTAGGTGAAGAATTATATTTTTCTAATAGAGTTATAGAAATTAACATATCATGGTGTGTATAATTAACAAGATATATCAGTGCTTGACTTATACTAGAATATGGCATTTCAAGACCAATTAGTTTTTAATCCTCTTCTCGAGGTCTAAAAAATCGTCTGCACATCCCATAATTTAACATCATAGAGATGGACAACATACGTGATTTGTCCATATAATAATATTTTAACATTTCTGCTATATACGAGATTTTCCCATAAATAAGTGTTTTAACACTTTTTCTATATAGGAGATTAGTGTAAATAGGTGTTGTAACATCTAAAAACATCATCCAAACTTATTTTTAGTACTAGATTTCCTTGTTTTAGAGCATAAAAATTCCACATTTGAGCTTTTATGCaactttattatttttttcaCTTTTGGAGTTAATTTGTTGCTATTGTAATTTACATTCTACATTGCTATATTATTTTTGCTGCTGCTGTATTGGAACAAAGTCTTTCTTTGGAGCATTTATTTATTCCAGATTCatcttttatttaattttaagATTATTTTCTGTTATGTTTCCTTTAAATGCATCCTATTTAATTGCTTATTTCATCATGCTTGAGTAGATTAATTTAGGATCCGAAACAGATTATTTTCTATTATGTTTCCTTTAAATGCATCCTATTTAATTACTTATTTCCCCATGCTTGAGTTGATTAATTTAGGGTTCGAAATATGAGGACGGTTGATCATTAATACTTGTATGAAATGCTAAATTAATTAATCTTAATGAGAATAAAACATTTATGTTTAAACTATTTTGTAATTTATGTTTAAATTATTTAAATCTTTAATTTCAAGATAGTGAAAACATCTTGAAATTAATTGAGGATTTATTTAGTTTTTAAAATAATTATGAATATATTAATTTCACTGCGAAATCTAGTTTTTAACGTATCTATGAATGAGATGACACGCCGACGAAAATGGGCGTCATCACTAGTTGAGTAATTTCTACAACCGAATTTTATTCTCATTATGATAAATTGCTGAATTTTGTATGAGTATAGTTGGTAGACAAAAATCTTTGTTTCCGTCCCTCATTCGTTAGTTGATAAATTTGATACCCTTTACTGCATTTTTATTTTCCGTGCACAAACTCCAAATATTTAAGTAGCCTTAGCTAAACATAGGAACGATAGATAGCAGTAATTGTAATTGGTCTATATGGATTCTAAAATATTTTATACTACATTAATACAATTGTATACTTGTGGGCTATCAAGATTTTGGCACGTTGTCGGAGACCAAATTTTTTAATATCGTGATTTTGTTGTTTCgcagtatagactaaggtaaattttttgttttattaaATTTTTTCCACTTTCGATTGTATGCAAAGAACCCAAAGCACCGGGAATCTAGCCCAACCAATTGACGAAATCGAGCGCTAACTACGTGTTAGACCTTGATTACAACAAATCCAACGAGAAATGGTGGAAAACGACAACCGCCCACTTTAGGATTTTGTTATGTCTCTGGTGAGGATCCCAATTCAAGCATTTCTCGCCCTCTGATTGCAAGGAATAATTTTTAACTTAAACCCTATTTGTTGCACATAGAGCAACACAACCAATTCTCCGGAAACCCGACGGAGGATCTGAAGCCATCCATCTGTGTTTATTCTCGTTCTCCCTTTATGTCTTCATGCAATTCTTTCATACACTCAAGAACAATGGCGTCGGTCCCGAATCCATTTGTCTGTGTTTATTCCTATTGTCCCTTAGGGACGAAGCCAGAGCATGGCTACAATACATACCGTCTAATTCCATTACGACATGGAATTAACTTAAGAAAGCGTTCCTCTCTAGATATTTTCTGTCGATCAAAACAATGCATCTTAAGAACCAGATTACCTGCTTTAGGAAGACTGATGATGAATCTCTCTTTGAAGTGTATGAGCGATATAAAGAGTTAATGAGAGCTTGTATCCATCACATATTAGATAAGTGTCTTATAATTCACACTTTTTGCAATGGTCTACTTTATAACACGAGAACAACCATTGATGTCGCTGCAGAAGAGGCTCTCATGAATAAGTAATTCAATGACACCTATATGATAATCGAAAGCATAGCtcaaaaccattatcagtggggagTGAATGGACTTCCATTGATAAAACACAACTGAGAGGAGGGATGTGCAAATTTAGTAACTTCGATCATATGAACGTTAAAGTTGATGCCATGTACCAAAAGTTAGACAACCAGATCATCACTCTCGCTGCTACCATATCCGCCATGACCGCCAAATGCGAAATATGTGGAGTCCTTACACATCACTGTTGCGTGTCAATTGTTAGTTGAACCCATTCCAAACTAGATAAATTATGCCCAACAAAGGAACCCATAACCCAACACATATAATCCTGGATGGAGAAATCATCAAATTTCTCCTATAAGAATAATAATCCTACATTTGCACCCAATCCAAAATCTGTAGTTCCACCCGATTTTCAAAGCCGAAAAGGAGCTCATGTTGCTCCCGTTGCTCTTAAAAAAGTTAAACACTGGTGATGGAGAACTTAATTATGACcttgtgtaacaccccgatttaaaataagagaattatttaattaagttaatattatgttattaatttaattaaataaagttgagattttgggaattattattattattattatagatgttatttatttattttaataataattaaataaataaaataaatggaatatgaagagtggaagggtaaagGTGGAATTGGATATAAGAGGCCAAAAGGAGAACTCAGTTggttttcacgtgttttgcttcagagtcagaaaaagagaaagaactgcagaagagaaagggaaggaagaggaaaaggccaaagagtGCTCAGAGtttccttcaatccaaagaggtaaggggtctgaatcttattaaacgttaatatgcgagcaatttcgCGATATCTGTTGGATCGTTGATAGATTTTGGGAATTTTAGGGAtattgggaaagttggggtttttgagggaaattgtccgatctgtgagttttgtgACGTTATATGTattgtaatcgaagtatgttgtgtatatataaCTGTTGAATGTTGATTTTGGATTGTTAGCAGTGTGGTGTGAGTTATAGCGAGCAAAGAGGCAAAGCTGCGCTGGTTTTCGTAGCAGGGGAGTTCTGTTCGCGCGCGTTCGCGGCGCGAAGCTCAGctcgcggcgcgaactgagcaggattcagaggagttctgtaattcactgttcgcgacgcgatccttcgttcgcggcgcgaactgaagcgAAATTGATTATTCGCGACGCGAacctatgttggcggcgcgaactgatAAATCCAGAATCTGATGTTAATGAGTTTGGAGTACGTTGAGGTGCGAGGCTCTTAGTAGGTCGCTGTAATTGTGTTATAACcattaatagtgattatatgatggtgtatgaggtgtttatgatgattaCATATTGAATGTACATGTTTAATAataaatgtgttatgtaatgatgtgaaatcgatgaaatgttgttgttgttttgttgagttgtatatcatgttattaatgatgatgataacatgactatatgatgttgttgttgctatgatgatgattatgcatgtttgatgtgcatgcattcatgaaaggccgatgcctagtgatgaacggactgagttccaatgatgttgttgactccgggcttgttgagaggcttggttccttacggggaactcggattctatggtgatgaatctgggagtggtgatcctgtagtggtcacaaaatgggtataccgagtcgtgttgagtcatgcatgggtgtgtgcattgcaattgatgtgttgttttgttgatgttcatgagtttgttgattataatgatgattatgatgaactgtgttgacatgtgtgcaatataattatattatattctgtcgttatattattgtttaataatgtaattctcaccccttctgcatgtgtttatgttcatccATGATGAacaatgtgcagataaagaggagtagctgGTATCGAGgttgaagaataagtgtagagttattctacagagtcgagtcaaatgctctggtcatgtgacaccggggttatgggattcgatagatattATGTTATTATTTCCGTTGTTCATGATGGTTAACATGTTGAGACCTTTTGTTGAGATAATTGTTGAAACATTTTATGAATTGTTAACTGATGAATTATAATAATTGTgtgttgtccgctgcgaagttttattaaaatgaaaaataaattttatattgtGATATGATAATTGTTATGTGttatgaaatgtaaactcttctacatgtgGTACTCTGATAATTaatttaaatatgtcgtttgggtagaagggtgttacattagtggtatcagagcattgtcagtccagtcgagtcgtaatgtgatgttttccctgttggtcgattagtgtaaatgacactgtcgatatttaacaGTTGTAGTTGTGTTatgcagagtatggctggagagaatgaccgtgcgattgctgaggctttgactgctatggcgcaggctatgcaggcgcagcagaatccaccggtcgacgagtttaggaatttgggaaggtttctaaagaataaccctcctacattcaagggacgctatgatccagatggtgctcagatttggctgaaggaaattgagaagattttccgagtgatgacgtgtactgaagcacagaaggtgcagtttggtacgcatatgttatctgaagaggctgaaaactggtgggataacactcgccagagaattgaagtaccaggtaCGGAGATGACCTGGGtaaggttcaagacggcctttctggagaaatattttcctgctgatgtgcgatgtaagaaggagatggaatttctaggactgaagcagggtaacatgtctgttgctgattacgcttcgaagtttgaggagctggtgcagtattgtcctcattataataatgctgatgctgaggaatccaagtgtgtcaagtttgagaacgggttgcgtcccgagatcaaacaaggcattggttaccaggagattcgtaggtttcctacactggttaataagtgcaggatatttgatgaagatagcaaggcgAGGACagctcattacaagagtcttagtgagaagaagaataaggatcgtggtagtccttatgcatctccgaatggtaaaggtaagcagaaagtggtagatgagaagaagccaagtgggggaggatctcccatagctggtaagtgtttcaagtgtggcgagccaggccaccgtgctgatggctgtaccaagaaagtgctgagatgtttccgatgcggtcagactggtcatagagttactgaatgtaaggatgctggtccgacatgttttaattgtggcgagaaaggccatatcagttcgcagtgctcgaaaccgaagaaggcggctactgcagctcatactactggtagagtgtttgctctgagtggggctgaagctcctaaagaagataatctgattaaaggtac is a window of Lathyrus oleraceus cultivar Zhongwan6 chromosome 6, CAAS_Psat_ZW6_1.0, whole genome shotgun sequence DNA encoding:
- the LOC127091432 gene encoding uncharacterized protein LOC127091432 codes for the protein MSLWLSDFIRLHFHFTSQWSLLIYAVTWVTALTLTVAVASFSSEVAFVFAISPSNKCQGNEIRVPLDVPGDTLCIPGHLFVKSKIDLIVPPVFAALIVASSACVVRAVGLWENG